Proteins from one Cicer arietinum cultivar CDC Frontier isolate Library 1 chromosome 3, Cicar.CDCFrontier_v2.0, whole genome shotgun sequence genomic window:
- the LOC101498362 gene encoding cation/calcium exchanger 2-like, whose translation MAITNNMSLSLSKRMFFTLFFNTSFLLLFCVFLVNHFQSSERVFLKSKNNNNNHFSIGGVSDDEDCKSFHSLSDYKAKCFYLKSNNPCVSQGYVDYLYLFYCKFGRFPFLGHTLLFLWLLVLFYLLANTASEYFCPSLDKLSKILRLSPTIAGVTLLSLGNGASDVFATLVSFKGSGTQDIGFNTVLGGASFVSCVVVGIISISVRHRGIKVKKSALLRDVCFLLLVLVCLLTVFLNGEINVVEAIGFCLMYVVYVIVVYVSSSKRKKGVFEDDDDDDSISSHANGNGNDLGVPLLGWMEKGKVHSTPNEAHHECEFKIENNCCSEKKSSICRMLLRVLDMPLYLPRRLTIPVVCEERWSKLYAVSSAMLAPLLLSILWIPINENSFSNSSTLIVYGIGTLVGIILGLIAFFTTNASSPPKKGLLPWLAAGFVMSVTWSYISAQELVGLLISLGFICGVNPSILGLTVLAWGNSLGDLVTNLTMALNGGPEGTQIAISGCYAGPIFNTVVGLGLSLVTTTWCEYPSSIVITRDPYLWETLALLVVGLIWSLVVLIRRDMKLDAILGGGLLAIYFISLVLRLIQTLGSLQFKDMIV comes from the coding sequence ATGGCTATAACCAATAATATGTCACTGTCACTATCCAAACGAATGTTTTTTACCTTGTTCTTCAACACCTCGTTCCTCttgttgttttgtgtttttCTCGTTAATCACTTTCAATCCTCTGAACGTGTTTTTCTGAAAagcaaaaacaacaacaataaccaCTTTTCCATTGGTGGTGTTAGTGATGATGAGGATTGTAAGAGTTTTCATAGCTTGAGTGACTATAAAGCCAAATGCTTTTACCTTAAATCAAACAACCCATGTGTCTCTCAAGGCTATGTTGATTACCTTTACCTTTTCTATTGCAAATTTGGGAGATTCCCTTTTTTGGGTCATACCCTTTTGTTTCTATGGCTATTGGTTCTCTTCTATCTTCTAGCTAATACAGCTTCTGAATACTTTTGTCCTTCTCTTGATAAACTTTCCAAAATCTTGAGGCTTTCACCAACTATTGCTGGTGTCACTCTTCTCTCTCTTGGTAATGGTGCTAGTGATGTTTTTGCAACACTTGTTTCTTTCAAAGGTAGTGGGACACAGGACATTGGTTTCAACACTGTTCTTGGCGGTGCTTCCTTTGTGTCATGTGTTGTGGTTGGAATTATAAGCATTTCAGTTAGACATAGAGGTATTAAGGTTAAAAAATCTGCCTTGTTAAGAGATGTTTGTTTCCTTTTACTGGTTCTTGTTTGCTTGTTAACTGTCTTCTTAAATGGTGAGATCAATGTTGTTGAGGCAATTGGTTTTTGTTTGATGTATGTGGTTTATGTGATTGTTGTTTATGTCTCATCTAGCAAAAGGAAAAAGGGTGtttttgaagatgatgatgatgatgattcaATTTCAAGTCATGCCAATGGCAATGGCAATGATTTAGGTGTCCCTTTACTTGGTTGGATGGAAAAGGGAAAAGTTCATTCTACTCCAAATGAAGCTCATCATGAATGTGAGTTTAAAATTGAGAACAATTGTTGCTCTGAAAAAAAATCCTCAATATGTAGAATGTTACTTCGTGTTTTGGATATGCCTCTTTACTTGCCTAGGAGATTAACAATTCCTGTTGTTTGTGAAGAAAGATGGTCTAAGTTATATGCAGTTTCATCAGCTATGTTAGCACCACTTTTATTATCTATCCTTTGGATTCCAATCAATGAAAACAGTTTCTCAAACTCATCAACCCTTATAGTTTATGGAATTGGAACATTGGTTGGAATCATATTAGGACTAATTGCATTTTTCACAACTAATGCATCAAGTCCACCAAAAAAAGGCTTGTTACCATGGCTAGCTGCAGGGTTTGTGATGAGTGTGACATGGAGTTATATTTCAGCTCAAGAATTAGTAGGCTTGTTAATTTCACTTGGTTTCATATGTGGAGTTAATCCTTCAATTTTGGGGCTAACAGTACTTGCATGGGGGAATTCACTTGGTGATTTAGTGACAAATTTGACAATGGCTTTAAATGGTGGACCAGAAGGTACTCAAATAGCCATATCAGGTTGTTATGCTGGTCCTATCTTTAATACAGTTGTTGGATTGGGGTTATCTCTTGTGACAACTACTTGGTGTGAGTACCCTTCATCTATTGTGATCACTAGAGATCCTTATTTGTGGGAGACTTTGGCACTTTTGGTGGTTGGATTGATTTGGTCACTTGTTGTTTTAATTAGAAGAGATATGAAGCTTGATGCTATCTTAGGAGGTGGACTTTTAGCTATTTACTTCATTTCTCTTGTTCTTAGGCTGATTCAAACACTTGGTTCTCTCCAATTTAAGGATATGATAGTCTGA
- the LOC101498703 gene encoding uncharacterized protein, translating to MKPKIEAVHVHQTPMGSSTLQMATSKFALCPNASALNILSLNKTITFGSNFKLHVLSSNNGSASSCSSRGSVSSLKADENRRRSNLESLFCYDKAIPEEIIEKPVGLSLAEKAIGNNSRCNDCHAKGAVLCATCAGSGLYVDSIMESQGIIVKVRCLGCGGTGNIMCTECGGRGHLGPN from the exons ATGAAACCGAAAATTGAAGCAGTACATGTTCATCAAACACCAATGGGTTCATCTACTCTTCAAATGGCAACATCAAAATTCGCTCTTTGCCCAAACGCTTCAGCGTTGAATATTTTGAGTCTCAATAAGACCATCACTTTTGGGTCCAATTTCAAACTTCACGTTCTTTCCTCTAACAATGGTTCAGCTTCTAGCTGTTCTTCTCGTGGG TCCGTGTCAAGTTTAAAAGCAGATGAGAACAGACGCAGAAGTAATCTCGAATCTCTGTTTTGTTATGATAAGGCTATCCCGGAAGAAATAATTGAAAAGCCTGTTGGGTTATCTTTGGCTGAGAAAGCTATCGGTAACAACTCCCGATGCAATGATTGCCATGCTAAAGGTGCAGTGCTTTGCGCCACTTGTGCTGGTTCTGGTCTATATGTTGACTCCATAATGGAAAGCCAGGGTATAATCGTTAAAGTTCGTTGCCTAG GTTGTGGGGGAACTGGAAATATAATGTGTACAGAATGTGGCGGACGAGGTCATCTGGGCCCAAATTGA
- the LOC101499027 gene encoding protein pns1-like isoform X1, translating into MATLNNTSTQVQLQSLPFSSHPIEEQDSSFANTATVAGQTVRTVFQILFYLNLILISVLVIFITIYGLVLDSFTHHFHPEKWYPPLLASTVCAGILGFTWQCVIASHPQKALVTAFWLSPLLTCAMGILFVLFGSPWSLVAGMISLVSAVIQSLYGCWVSKRFKYAAEILSVSIAYPPAKSKCLAFSSIVVSVLYCSLLVSGIGGARAVDNRTKLADLYILVIVLSLGWTMQVVKNAMQVTISRVKYIYFAGGGEMNTRMAFCDTMKYLIGSVSVGSILVPTIGLFRGFARSTSLIGGETNECMFSCVSCSMGIAALLVTWGNRWGFVHVGVYNKGFVQASSDTWEMFIRVGLEELIDLDLTGAFCFLSGVAVGAFCCLLGGIWSLIVYKSYAMEVSIYSFIIGYFMCRLAIAWPQACVSAYYVAYAENPQSTQFDSTIPVRLEQLHRFQALQRS; encoded by the exons ATGGCCACTTTGAATAACACCAGCACACAAGTTCAACTGCAAAGTCTTCCATTTTCATCACACCCCATTGAG GAACAAGATTCAAGCTTTGCAAACACAGCAACAGTGGCAGGACAAACAGTGAGAACGGTATTTCAGATTCTTTTCTACTTGAATCTGATCCTGATTTCAGTCTTGGTGATTTTCATCACAATCTATGGTCTTGTCTTAGACTCTTTCACACACCATTTCCACCCTGAGAAGTGGTATCCACCACTTCTAGCATCAACAGTATGTGCAGGAATTCTTGGTTTCACATGGCAATGCGTAATTGCAAGCCACCCACAAAAGGCACTCGTGACGGCATTTTGGTTGAGTCCACTGTTAACATGTGCAATGGGAATTCTGTTTGTGTTATTCGGTTCTCCATGGAGTCTTGTAGCTGGTATGATTTCTTTGGTTTCTGCAGTGATTCAATCTCTCTATGGTTGCTGGGTCAGTAAGAGGTTTAAATACGCCGCTGAGATCTTGTCGGTTTCGATAGCTTATCCTCCTGCTAAAAGCAAATGCTTAGCATTCTCATCGATCGTCGTTAGTGTCCTTTACTGTTCTCTTCTTGTGTCTGGAATCGGAGGAGCAAGAGCTGTTGACAACAGAACCAAATTAGCAGACCTTTACATCTTGGTGATCGTGTTGAGCCTAGGATGGACTATGCAGGTTGTGAAGAATGCAATGCAAGTCACAATTTCAAGGGtcaagtatatatattttgctGGAGGTGGTGAAATGAACACCAGAATGGCGTTTTGCGACACAATGAAGTACTTAATTGGAAGTGTTTCTGTAGGTTCCATCCTTGTTCCTACCATTGGACTCTTCCGAGGCTTTGCGCGGTCGACGAGTCTGATCGGAGGAGAAACAAATGAGTGCATGTTTTCTTGTGTTAGTTGCTCTATGGGTATTGCTGCTCTTCTCGTGACATGGGGAAACAGATGGGGTTTTGTGCATGTTGGAGTTTATAACAAAGGGTTTGTGCAAGCATCTTCTGATACTTGGGAGATGTTCATTAGGGTTGGATTAGAGGAATTGATAGATTTAGATCTCACTGGTGCCTTCTGTTTCCTTAGTGGTGTAGCAGTAGGTGCATTCTGTTGTCTTCTTGGTGGTATTTGGAGTCTTATAGTGTACAAAAGCTATGCCATGGAAGTTTCCATTTATTCTTTCATCATTGGCTATTTCATG TGTAGGTTGGCTATTGCATGGCCACAAGCATGTGTTTCGGCTTACTATGTCGCCTATGCAGAGAACCCGCAGAGCACACAATTTGACTCGACTATACCAGTACGGCTGGAACAGCTTCACAGATTTCAAGCTTTACAAAGATCCTGA
- the LOC101499027 gene encoding protein pns1-like isoform X2: MATLNNTSTQVQLQSLPFSSHPIEEQDSSFANTATVAGQTVRTVFQILFYLNLILISVLVIFITIYGLVLDSFTHHFHPEKWYPPLLASTVCAGILGFTWQCVIASHPQKALVTAFWLSPLLTCAMGILFVLFGSPWSLVAGMISLVSAVIQSLYGCWVSKRFKYAAEILSVSIAYPPAKSKCLAFSSIVVSVLYCSLLVSGIGGARAVDNRTKLADLYILVIVLSLGWTMQVVKNAMQVTISRVKYIYFAGGGEMNTRMAFCDTMKYLIGSVSVGSILVPTIGLFRGFARSTSLIGGETNECMFSCVSCSMGIAALLVTWGNRWGFVHVGVYNKGFVQASSDTWEMFIRVGLEELIDLDLTGAFCFLSGVAVGAFCCLLGGIWSLIVYKSYAMEVSIYSFIIGYFMVGYCMATSMCFGLLCRLCREPAEHTI, from the exons ATGGCCACTTTGAATAACACCAGCACACAAGTTCAACTGCAAAGTCTTCCATTTTCATCACACCCCATTGAG GAACAAGATTCAAGCTTTGCAAACACAGCAACAGTGGCAGGACAAACAGTGAGAACGGTATTTCAGATTCTTTTCTACTTGAATCTGATCCTGATTTCAGTCTTGGTGATTTTCATCACAATCTATGGTCTTGTCTTAGACTCTTTCACACACCATTTCCACCCTGAGAAGTGGTATCCACCACTTCTAGCATCAACAGTATGTGCAGGAATTCTTGGTTTCACATGGCAATGCGTAATTGCAAGCCACCCACAAAAGGCACTCGTGACGGCATTTTGGTTGAGTCCACTGTTAACATGTGCAATGGGAATTCTGTTTGTGTTATTCGGTTCTCCATGGAGTCTTGTAGCTGGTATGATTTCTTTGGTTTCTGCAGTGATTCAATCTCTCTATGGTTGCTGGGTCAGTAAGAGGTTTAAATACGCCGCTGAGATCTTGTCGGTTTCGATAGCTTATCCTCCTGCTAAAAGCAAATGCTTAGCATTCTCATCGATCGTCGTTAGTGTCCTTTACTGTTCTCTTCTTGTGTCTGGAATCGGAGGAGCAAGAGCTGTTGACAACAGAACCAAATTAGCAGACCTTTACATCTTGGTGATCGTGTTGAGCCTAGGATGGACTATGCAGGTTGTGAAGAATGCAATGCAAGTCACAATTTCAAGGGtcaagtatatatattttgctGGAGGTGGTGAAATGAACACCAGAATGGCGTTTTGCGACACAATGAAGTACTTAATTGGAAGTGTTTCTGTAGGTTCCATCCTTGTTCCTACCATTGGACTCTTCCGAGGCTTTGCGCGGTCGACGAGTCTGATCGGAGGAGAAACAAATGAGTGCATGTTTTCTTGTGTTAGTTGCTCTATGGGTATTGCTGCTCTTCTCGTGACATGGGGAAACAGATGGGGTTTTGTGCATGTTGGAGTTTATAACAAAGGGTTTGTGCAAGCATCTTCTGATACTTGGGAGATGTTCATTAGGGTTGGATTAGAGGAATTGATAGATTTAGATCTCACTGGTGCCTTCTGTTTCCTTAGTGGTGTAGCAGTAGGTGCATTCTGTTGTCTTCTTGGTGGTATTTGGAGTCTTATAGTGTACAAAAGCTATGCCATGGAAGTTTCCATTTATTCTTTCATCATTGGCTATTTCATG GTTGGCTATTGCATGGCCACAAGCATGTGTTTCGGCTTACTATGTCGCCTATGCAGAGAACCCGCAGAGCACACAATTTGA
- the LOC101499344 gene encoding beta-glucuronosyltransferase GlcAT14A-like isoform X1, with amino-acid sequence MGIKIFMFSFLITSILLFFLFIPTRLTLQTSTLNPSTTMDYFNVLRTNKTYPITFAYLISTSKGDVVKLKRLLKVLYHPGNYYLIHMDYGAPDSEHKDLAKYVANDPVFSQVGNVWIVGKPNLVTYRGPTMLATTLHAMAMLLRTCHWDWFINLSASDYPLVTQDDLIHAFSEVPRDINFIQHSSRLGWKLNKRGKPMIIDPGLYSLNKSEIWWVIKQRSLPTSFKLYTGSAWTIVSRSFAEYCIMGWENLPRTLLLYYTNFVSSPEGYFQTVICNSEVYKNTTANHDLHYITWDNPPKQHPRSLGLKDYRKMVLSSRPFARKFKRNDPVLDKIDRELLKRHKKGFSFGGWCYEGGKNKACSGLRTQNYGVLKPGPGSRRLQNLIKKILSDRFFHQMQCSD; translated from the exons ATGGGTATCAAAATATTCATGTTTTCCTTccttataacatcaatattattattttttctttttattccaACAAGATTAACCCTTCAAACCTCAACCTTAAATCCTAGTACTACAATGGACTACTTCAATGTCCTGAGAACCAACAAAACATATCCAATTACTTTTGCATACTTGATCTCTACATCCAAAGGAGATGTTGTGAAACTCAAAAGGTTGTTGAAAGTGTTGTATCATCCAGGAAATTACTATTTAATTCACATGGATTATGGAGCTCCAGATTCAGAACATAAGGATTTGGCAAAATATGTGGCTAATGATCCTGTTTTTAGTCAAGTTGGGAATGTTTGGATTGTTGGGAAGCCTAATTTGGTTACATATAGAGGACCAACTATGCTTGCAACTACTCTTCATGCTATGGCTATGCTTCTTAGGACATGTCATTGGGATTGGTTTATTAATCTTAGTGCTTCTGATTATCCTTTAGTCACACAAGATG ATCTGATCCATGCTTTTTCTGAGGTGCCAAGGGATATTAATTTCATACAACATAGTAGTCGTTTGGGTTGGAAACT gaaTAAGAGAGGGAAGCCAATGATTATAGACCCAGGACTTTATAGTCTTAATAAATCAGAGATTTGGTGGGTCATTAAGCAAAGGAGTTTGCCAACATCTTTTAAACTCTACACAG gTTCAGCTTGGACAATAGTATCAAGATCATTTGCTGAGTATTGCATTATGGGGTGGGAAAATCTACCAAGAACTTTACTACTCTACTACACAAACTTTGTCTCATCACCAGAAGGATATTTCCAAACAGTAATATGCAACTCAGAAGTTTACAAGAACACCACAGCCAACCATGATCTTCACTACATTACTTGGGACAATCCTCCAAAACAACATCCTAGGTCTCTTGGACTTAAAGATTATAGGAAAATGGTTCTGAGTAGCCGTCCGTTCGCACGAAAGTTCAAGAGAAATGATCCTgttcttgataaaattgatagAGAGCTTTTGAAGAGGCATAAGAAGGGattttcttttggtggttggtGCTATGAGGGTGGAAAAAACAAAGCATGTTCTGGTTTGAGAACTCAGAATTATGGTGTTCTTAAACCTGGTCCTGGATCAAGAAGGctccaaaatttgataaagaaaattttatctgATAGATTTTTTCACCAAATGCAGTGTAg TGATTGA
- the LOC101499344 gene encoding beta-glucuronosyltransferase GlcAT14A-like isoform X2: MGIKIFMFSFLITSILLFFLFIPTRLTLQTSTLNPSTTMDYFNVLRTNKTYPITFAYLISTSKGDVVKLKRLLKVLYHPGNYYLIHMDYGAPDSEHKDLAKYVANDPVFSQVGNVWIVGKPNLVTYRGPTMLATTLHAMAMLLRTCHWDWFINLSASDYPLVTQDDLIHAFSEVPRDINFIQHSSRLGWKLNKRGKPMIIDPGLYSLNKSEIWWVIKQRSLPTSFKLYTAWTIVSRSFAEYCIMGWENLPRTLLLYYTNFVSSPEGYFQTVICNSEVYKNTTANHDLHYITWDNPPKQHPRSLGLKDYRKMVLSSRPFARKFKRNDPVLDKIDRELLKRHKKGFSFGGWCYEGGKNKACSGLRTQNYGVLKPGPGSRRLQNLIKKILSDRFFHQMQCSD; encoded by the exons ATGGGTATCAAAATATTCATGTTTTCCTTccttataacatcaatattattattttttctttttattccaACAAGATTAACCCTTCAAACCTCAACCTTAAATCCTAGTACTACAATGGACTACTTCAATGTCCTGAGAACCAACAAAACATATCCAATTACTTTTGCATACTTGATCTCTACATCCAAAGGAGATGTTGTGAAACTCAAAAGGTTGTTGAAAGTGTTGTATCATCCAGGAAATTACTATTTAATTCACATGGATTATGGAGCTCCAGATTCAGAACATAAGGATTTGGCAAAATATGTGGCTAATGATCCTGTTTTTAGTCAAGTTGGGAATGTTTGGATTGTTGGGAAGCCTAATTTGGTTACATATAGAGGACCAACTATGCTTGCAACTACTCTTCATGCTATGGCTATGCTTCTTAGGACATGTCATTGGGATTGGTTTATTAATCTTAGTGCTTCTGATTATCCTTTAGTCACACAAGATG ATCTGATCCATGCTTTTTCTGAGGTGCCAAGGGATATTAATTTCATACAACATAGTAGTCGTTTGGGTTGGAAACT gaaTAAGAGAGGGAAGCCAATGATTATAGACCCAGGACTTTATAGTCTTAATAAATCAGAGATTTGGTGGGTCATTAAGCAAAGGAGTTTGCCAACATCTTTTAAACTCTACACAG CTTGGACAATAGTATCAAGATCATTTGCTGAGTATTGCATTATGGGGTGGGAAAATCTACCAAGAACTTTACTACTCTACTACACAAACTTTGTCTCATCACCAGAAGGATATTTCCAAACAGTAATATGCAACTCAGAAGTTTACAAGAACACCACAGCCAACCATGATCTTCACTACATTACTTGGGACAATCCTCCAAAACAACATCCTAGGTCTCTTGGACTTAAAGATTATAGGAAAATGGTTCTGAGTAGCCGTCCGTTCGCACGAAAGTTCAAGAGAAATGATCCTgttcttgataaaattgatagAGAGCTTTTGAAGAGGCATAAGAAGGGattttcttttggtggttggtGCTATGAGGGTGGAAAAAACAAAGCATGTTCTGGTTTGAGAACTCAGAATTATGGTGTTCTTAAACCTGGTCCTGGATCAAGAAGGctccaaaatttgataaagaaaattttatctgATAGATTTTTTCACCAAATGCAGTGTAg TGATTGA
- the LOC101511742 gene encoding uncharacterized protein isoform X1, translating into MAKKHEDLATSDQDESGNFSDIDDQEVDGYLNNMKEKYYKKIIWEYEHQKYLKEQAAKKAAAAAAAKSRKEMKQRRAQQAKNSGPAQSAAEAACQMEKTKQRLSKKINFDCLAKLFEDKPEDAGNPKKARFDLPSDNHDKFQSKVEDQKDDELGSADNFEDGDQDWDNNENMDDAYFHEEDGHNYDDDYY; encoded by the exons ATGGCAAAAAAGCATGAAGATTTGGCTACCTCTGATCAAGATGAATCGGGAAATTTCTCTGATATCGATGATCAAGAG GTTGATGGGTACCTTAATAACATGAAAGAGAAGTATTACAAGAAGATAATATGGGAATATGAGCACCAAAAGTATCTCAAG GAGCAAGCAGCCAAGAAAGCAGCTGCTGCAGCTGCGGCAAAATCCAGAAAG GAAATGAAGCAGAGACGAGCTCAACAGGCAAAAAATTCAGGACCTGCTCAATCTGCCGCAGAGGCCGCTTGCCAAATGGAGAAAACAAAG CAGAGACTcagtaaaaaaatcaatttcgaTTGCCTGGCAAAATTATTTGAAGACAAACCA GAAGATGCGGGTAATCCCAAGAAAGCACGATTTGATCTACCCTCTGATAATCATGACAAATTTCAGTCCAAGGTTGAGGACCAAAAGGATGATGAGCTGGGATCAGCGGATAATTTTGAGGATGGTGACCAGGATTGggataataatgaaaatatggaTGATGCATATTTCCATGAGGAAGATGGTCATAATTATGATGACGATTATTACTGA
- the LOC101511742 gene encoding uncharacterized protein isoform X2, translating into MAKKHEDLATSDQDESGNFSDIDDQEVDGYLNNMKEKYYKKIIWEYEHQKYLKEQAAKKAAAAAAAKSRKEMKQRRAQQAKNSGPAQSAAEAACQMEKTKRLSKKINFDCLAKLFEDKPEDAGNPKKARFDLPSDNHDKFQSKVEDQKDDELGSADNFEDGDQDWDNNENMDDAYFHEEDGHNYDDDYY; encoded by the exons ATGGCAAAAAAGCATGAAGATTTGGCTACCTCTGATCAAGATGAATCGGGAAATTTCTCTGATATCGATGATCAAGAG GTTGATGGGTACCTTAATAACATGAAAGAGAAGTATTACAAGAAGATAATATGGGAATATGAGCACCAAAAGTATCTCAAG GAGCAAGCAGCCAAGAAAGCAGCTGCTGCAGCTGCGGCAAAATCCAGAAAG GAAATGAAGCAGAGACGAGCTCAACAGGCAAAAAATTCAGGACCTGCTCAATCTGCCGCAGAGGCCGCTTGCCAAATGGAGAAAACAAAG AGACTcagtaaaaaaatcaatttcgaTTGCCTGGCAAAATTATTTGAAGACAAACCA GAAGATGCGGGTAATCCCAAGAAAGCACGATTTGATCTACCCTCTGATAATCATGACAAATTTCAGTCCAAGGTTGAGGACCAAAAGGATGATGAGCTGGGATCAGCGGATAATTTTGAGGATGGTGACCAGGATTGggataataatgaaaatatggaTGATGCATATTTCCATGAGGAAGATGGTCATAATTATGATGACGATTATTACTGA
- the LOC101511742 gene encoding uncharacterized protein isoform X3: protein MKEKYYKKIIWEYEHQKYLKEQAAKKAAAAAAAKSRKEMKQRRAQQAKNSGPAQSAAEAACQMEKTKQRLSKKINFDCLAKLFEDKPEDAGNPKKARFDLPSDNHDKFQSKVEDQKDDELGSADNFEDGDQDWDNNENMDDAYFHEEDGHNYDDDYY from the exons ATGAAAGAGAAGTATTACAAGAAGATAATATGGGAATATGAGCACCAAAAGTATCTCAAG GAGCAAGCAGCCAAGAAAGCAGCTGCTGCAGCTGCGGCAAAATCCAGAAAG GAAATGAAGCAGAGACGAGCTCAACAGGCAAAAAATTCAGGACCTGCTCAATCTGCCGCAGAGGCCGCTTGCCAAATGGAGAAAACAAAG CAGAGACTcagtaaaaaaatcaatttcgaTTGCCTGGCAAAATTATTTGAAGACAAACCA GAAGATGCGGGTAATCCCAAGAAAGCACGATTTGATCTACCCTCTGATAATCATGACAAATTTCAGTCCAAGGTTGAGGACCAAAAGGATGATGAGCTGGGATCAGCGGATAATTTTGAGGATGGTGACCAGGATTGggataataatgaaaatatggaTGATGCATATTTCCATGAGGAAGATGGTCATAATTATGATGACGATTATTACTGA